DNA from Mucilaginibacter mallensis:
GCGGAGTATAAATCGGCAGACGATCTGGCTAAGGGAATGTATGAGATCCTGCACTCAGACAAAACGGAAGAACTCTCCCTAAACGCGCGTAACAAGGTATTAAACACGTTTACCAATAAAGCGGTGGCGCAACAGTACCATAAGCTTTATAAATCTGTTTTAAAATAAATGACGACGGCTCAACCCATATTATCGGTAATTACCATTGTCTACAATAACGTAAATGATATTGAGCGCACCATGCTTTCGGTGCTTAACCAAACTTACGGGCACATTGAATATATTATTATTGATGGCCAATCAACCGATGGTACGCTTGAAATAGTTAAGCGATACGAAAGTCGCATAGCCAAACTCATGAGCGAAAAAGATGAAGGCATCTATGATGCCATGAATAAGGGTATAGCTGCCGCTACAGGCAATTATATCATCTTCATGAACTCTGGTGATGAGTTTTATGATACCACTACTGTAGCCGCTGTATTTGCTTCAGCAACCGGTGCCGATATCTATTACGGCGAAACAGAAATGATCGATAGTAGCGGCCAAAGCCTGGGCCAGCGCCGCCACAAAGCGCCCAAACAATTCACCTGGCGAAGCTTTAATTTAGGTATGAGCGTTAGTCACCAGGCTATTTATATTAAACGCTCGCTTGTTGAGCCCTACGACAGACAGTATGCCCTAAGCGCCGATATCGATTGGATCATCCGCGCAGCGAAAAAGGCTAAAATGATAGTAAACGTAAACCGTTACGTAGCCAAATACCTGGTAGGGGGCATGTCCAAGAAAAAACACCGCCAAAGCTTAGCCGAACGTTTCGATATCATGAAACGGCATTACGGTCTGGTACCAACCATCTTCAACCACTTTGTGATCGCCTTTAATTTGGGATGGTATTGGTTGAGGAATAGAAGGACGAATGATTGAGAACCAGGATTTTTAGGATTTGAAGGATTTTTAGGATGTGTAATGCGAGCGGATAAAGCATTCTAATCACAAAGCGGCATTTCTGTAAGGAACGAAATAATCCCGACTTTACAAAGCGTTTACGCAAGGCGTGAATATCGCTTTTAGCCGCTCATAGCCGCGGAGGCTTAGTCCTTTTGTCTTCGCCACAAAAGGACCAAAAAGGCTAATCAGTAGAAAGGCTTCTTTGCCGCACAGGTCATTGCCCTGCAAATCAGGCAAAACCTGGGCTGGAAAAGTTTGCGGCCATATTGCGCGCACTGGCCCCTGCACTGCAAAAATTTCCTATGCCTTGCCATTACGCTCAGGGCCACCATCGTTTTGCCTGATTCCGCCCGAAGCTGTTCTACTGATAGGAAAGAGAAAGCGAAAAAGAAAAAACATTATTCAAGTAAAGGATTTTAAACGAAACATGATCAAAAGCGAGCAAAGGCCCGACAAAAAGCGCGGGCCTGGGTGTTTTGCCAGTGGGCGGAAGGATCTTTTTGTCTTGATCTTTGGTTACTTTGGATCAAGCCAAAGTAACTAAGCCTCCGCGGCTATGAGCGGCTAAAAGCGACTCAATAGACTTTGTCTGCAAAGAGAATTAGCCGTATTGATTAGCTCAACTTCATAAACATTTTTCAAAATAAAAAAGGTGAGATAGTTAATTAACCATCTCACCTTTTACAGCGATATTAACAAAAGCCTAAGCCTTCTTCTTCGTATCCTTTTTCACTTCAGGTTTCTTCTTATTCTCGGTATAAACTACACCACCCAAAGCTAAAACAAGCAGTATTGAACCTGCCAATGAGATTTGCTCACCTACATAATAGGATGCCGGGTGGAACTTGAACTCAACTTTGTGATTACCTACCGGGATGACTGCCGCACGCAGCAGGTAATCAGCACGGAAATACGGTTGTTCAACACCATCAATATACATTTTCCAGCCCTCTTTGTAGTAGATCTCAGAGAAAACGGCTATCTGCGAAGTTGCTGAACCTGTTTGATAAGTTAAATGCTCAGGCTCATAACTGGTAAGGGTTATGGTTGAATTCGGATCGTTAGCTAAATTTTTGCCCTCAATTAATGATTTATATTGCTGGTCAACAATAGCTTCGTTCTTAGGGTCGAAACTGCTGATGGCCTGCATTTCCTGGTCGGCATTGATAGCGTACTTTACGCTTTTTACAAACCATGCATGTCCGCACGCGGTTTCATTAGCCTGCATACTTACCGTGCCTGTTTTTGGATCGGCTACAATAATGTATTTGGTATTCAGCATATCCAAAACATCACGGTTAGTAGTTTTGCTAAACTGGTTACTGATCAGTTCGTCATAACGTTTTAGTTTAGCTGCATGGTAACCGCCGATGCTCTTATAAAAATAAGACGTACTGGCATTGGTAAATGGATCGCCCTGGCTCAGGTCGAACACCCTGAAATCAGGATCAGTATCGCGGAGGATAAATTGGTCAACGTCACGCATTTTAAAAGGCTGGGCCAGATCTTCTTTGTCAACAAAGTTATTGTCGTTTAAATAGCGTCTGTCAACACCCCACATATCTATCAGCGTAAGCAGCAAAAACGCTATTGAGGCTACGGTAATGTTTATCTTTTGCTTAATGAAAGCCCATAACAAACCAAATGCTATCACTATAAAAATAAGTGAGCGGATGGCATCGGCACGTTCAAGTGCTATACGGTCGCTTACCAGTCCGTTTGCTACGCTGGTTGCAAGATCACCATCACCTTTAAATGCCTGCGTTAAGCCGGAAATGAGCGTTTGGTGTTGATCATTCCTGAAGCTGAAAAATATAGTTGGGGCAACTACCAGCAACAAGGTAATACCACCGGTTATATAGAAGGCGATCTTTACGTATTTAAATATATAAGCCTTGTCCTTATTGTCAATTACTTCCTGTACGGCCATAAACCCAAGCACCGGGAAGCAAAGCATGGCAACCGCCAGTATGGATTCAACCGCCCTGAACTTATTGTACATTGGGAAATAGTTGAAGAACAGGTCGGACACAAACGGCATATTGCGGCCAAAGGAAAGTAGCATAGTTAATATCACCGTTGCCAGCAGCCACCATTTTATGCGATGCTTTACAATAAAAAGCCCGAGTATAAACAGGAAGCAAACAACAGCGCCAAAATAAAACGGACCACCGGTAAATTGCTTATTACCCCAATAAGGTGAAAGGCCGCCCTGCAATAACTGCTGCGCGATGTTTGAAGCCTGATCCTGCGCGACTCCTTTTGCTACCAGTGCTTTGGTAACATTTGAGCTTGGAACATCAAACCCTGTGGGCCATTCAGATGCGCCACCATAAGCGTTCGGTATCAGGAAGGTGAAGCATTCGCCAACACCCTGGCTCCAGGCATAAGCGTAGTCTTTATCCAAACCGTTGCTTGGCTCTGAGGTATGCTGGGTAAGGTTTGATGGGCCGCGGTTGGTTTCTTTGCCGTATTCAGCGGTTGTCCAAAGCATTGATGCGTTTACCGCTACAGCTAACAAAGTGGCAGCCACCAGATAGATAATTGATTTGCCAAACGGGTTTAACTGCTTGGTTTTAATAGCATGATAAAGTTGAACTATTACCAATATCAGTATAGATATTAGCAGGTAATAGGTCATTTGTATGTGATTGGCGCGGATCTCCATCGCCAGGAATAAGGCGGTTAACGATGCACCCAGCAAATATTTGCCGCGGAAAGTTAAGATGATACCTGCGATGATTGGCGCGAAGAAAGCGATGGCAAAAGCCTGGTTGGCGTGCCCGGCATCAATCAAAATAAAGTTGTATGATGAAAGAGCAAAGGCTAAAGCGCCTGCTGCTGCCAGCCATGGGTTAAGCCTCAATACGCAAAGCAGTAAATAAGCCCCTAATAAGGTTAATAGCACGGTATCAACCGGGTTAGGGAAAATGGTTTTTAAGCTCTCGACAACGTAACTGGTAACGTTATTTGGATAAAGCACGTGGATCTGGTACGAAGGCATACCGCCGAACATACTGTTTGTCCACAAAGGCTCGTGGCCAGTTTTTGCCTTGGTATCCATGATCTCTTTTTGCATGGATTGCGCACGCTGCACATCGCCCTGGGCCAGTGCCTTGCCCTGCATTAATGGCGTAAAGAAATAAGCAAACGGAATTACTATTAAAAGTGCGACAATAATAAGGTGGGTACTATTGCGCTTGAACCAGTTATTCATTTAAGGTTTTTTAAAATGGATATAATATCTTCAAAAATAGAAAATAGAACGGGAATAGGAATTATAAGTTATAAAAGGAAATCACCCAATAGATCAGCTCTTTTTCTTACGTGTTTCGGCATATGTTGCACCGCCCAGCGCCAATACTAACAGTATTGAACCGGCCAGTGAAATGCTCTCGCCTGTGTAATACGAAGCAGGGTGAAAAATAAATTCAACCTTATGATCACCTGCCGGGATGTTTGCCGCACGCAACAAATAATCAGCACGGAAATACGGCTGCTCATTGCCGTCGATCAGCATTTTCCAGCCTTTATTGTAATGGATCTCTGAGAAAACAGCCACCTGCGCGGTTGATGATTTACTTTGATAAATTAAATGATCGGGGTTATAGCTAGTTAGTTTTATAGTGGCGCTGGTATCGGCAGTTGCCGGGATCGGGCTGATTTGGGTCTTGTATTGCTGATCAACAATTGCCGTTGTTTTGGGTGTGAAACTGGTAATGGCTTTCATCTCATCATCAGCATTGTTTACATACTGTATGCTTTTAATGAACCATGCATTCCCGCAGGCATCCGGATTTTTTTGTACCGTTGTCGCCTGTGTTTTCTGGTCACCCACAATTACATATTTGGTGTTCAGCATATTCAGCACGTTCAGGTTTGGCGTGTTGACTAACTGGTTATCGATCAGCTCATCATAACGTTTTAAACGCGCCGCAGAATAACCGCTGATTGATTTATGGAAGAAAGGATTATAGCTATCCATTTTTATATTCTGAAACTGGCTGTAATCAAATACCCTGAAGTCAGGGTCATGGTCCTGCGCTATTTGCGTATCAACGTCCCGGGGTTTAATTTGCTGGTCGGCATCCTGTTTCTCCTGAAAATTAGCATCTTTCAGATAACGCCTGTCTATCTGCCACATATCTATCAATACAAGTGCAAATAAACCTACTGAAAGAATGGTTAAATTAACTTTCTGTTTTATAAATGCCCATACAAGGCCGAATGTTATTCCAATAAATATCAGGGTACGGATGGCATCGGCACGTTCAAGGGCAATCCTGTCGTTAACAATGGCATTTGCTATTGAGTTGGCCGTGCCGGTATCACCTTTAAGAGCTTGCGCCAAATAACCGATGCCTGTTTGAAAGCCATCCGGTTTAAAGCTCAGGAAGATTGTCGGAGCGGCTATCAGCACTAAAGTTATACCGCCAATAATATACAGCGTAAGGAAAAGCTTTTTCAGGTAAACGGCTTTATCTTTTGCCTCGATAATTTCGCGTACAGCTAAAAATGCCAGTATTGGGAAGCATAAGCTGGCCACGGCCAAAATAGATTCCACTGTACGGAATTTGTTATAAAGCGGGAAATAGTTAAAGAAGATATCGGACACATAAGGCCAGTTGCTGCCGAATGATAACAGCATGGTTAAAACTACTGTACCCAGTATCCACCATTTGATGCGGCTTTTTACGGCTATCAATCCAAATAAAAACAGGAAACAAATTACCGCGCCAAAATAAAACGGACCGGATGTAAGTGGTTTATTGCCCCAGTACATGCCAAGCCCCGGGAAGCTGCCAGTAATTTGCTGAGCAGTGCTAACTGCCTGGTCTTCGGGCATGCCATTGGTAATAAATACTTTGGCTACAGCCGAATTTTGATCAATACCTTCAACAGAGCCTGTAGAACCGCCATATGCATTTGGTACCAAAAAGGTAAAACATTCGCCAACGCCTTGACTATATTCATAGGCATAGTGTTTACTTAATCCATTGCTTGGTTCATTAGTATGCTGTGTTAAGTTTGATTGCCCCCTGTAGCTGTATTTGCTGTATTCCTGTGTGCTCCATAATAAGGAAGCATTTACCATAAGTGCCAGTACCATAGCGCCGGCAAGCCAGGCCAGCGACTTTAAAAATGGCTTTGTATTCTTTTCTTTTATAGCGTGATAAAGTTCAATCCCTATCAAAATAACCAAGGCCATTAACAAGTAATAGGTCATCTGGATATGGTTTGCTTTAAACTCCATCGCCATAAATAAGGCTGTTAGCGCTCCGCCTAAAATGTACCTCCCCCTGAGCGTTAAAATAACGCTGGCAATAATGGGTGCAAAAAAGGCTATGGCATAGGCCTGGTTGGAGTGCCCGGCTACCAGCAGGATAATATTGTAGGATGAAAATGTAAATGCGAAAGCGCCCGCAGCAGCCAGCCATGGGTTAAGCTTTAATACACAGAATAAAAAGTATGTGCCGAAAAGCAGCAGCAGTACCGTATCAATAGGGTTGGGGAAAATTGTTTTTAAAGTGTTAACCACGTGTGTGGTTATATTGCTGGAGTATGGGGCCCAGATCTGGTACACAGGCATACCGCCAAATATTTGGTTGGTCCACAGTATGGTGGTGTCCTTTGCCTTGTAATCGTTGATTTCTTTTTGGGTGGATTGAGCGCCGAGTACATCGCTTTGTCCTAAAGTTTTACCCTGGAAAGCAGGTGTGAAATAGAAGAAGCAGATCACTAAAAAAATACCTGCAACGGCGAAATGTACGCCATAACGTTTGAGCCAGTTATTCATGTATAGGCTTTAAAATGAGCATAATGTTCCAAAAATAGAAAATAGAACGGGAAAAGGAATTATAAGTTGTAAACGATTCGGGAAAATCGTTTGTAAAAAGTCTCTCTACAACTGATCAGCAATTCTGCGGCCTTGACCTGAAAAGTACAAACATCAATACCATTATGCCTATACTTATAACATAGGTAATTATGCGCACACGGTTATATTCTTCGCGGTCCTTGCGGATATTGAAAACGTTGTACATCGCCAATAATCCCATAATTGCCCAAAATACCCAGCTGATCTTATCGCACATGGCAAATATGGAGGCACTTAAGCAGAATACCGTGAAATTGGCAACAATAAGTAAAAGCGACTGTGGCGTGCCATAATGCCTGCGTTTAAATAGATCTTCGGGACCCATGATTACTTTATCTCCTCATAATCAATAAAATCGCCTTCCGAATCAGGGATTTTACCTTTTTGCTGCTGTGGTATATGGTCTATTTTTACGCTGCCTGGTTTGGCGTTACTGGTATAGTTTTGCTGATAGTTTTGTTGCTGCTGTTGTGCTTTGTTCACTATTTTTTGAAAAAGCATAGGCAATACTATGCGTGCAACCATTCTGATTACCCACAGTATAAGGACTATTATGAATAAGAATTCTAAAAATTCCATTGTATTAAAATTAAGCTTACAAATATAAAATTATAACGGTAAAATTGTTTTGTTATGATCTACGTTGTTTTTTTGACAAACGGTTGATACTGTTTGTTACAAATAATGTGCAGATATGCAAATGTGCGGATGTGCAAATGAACTGCGCCTTTATGGCTTTATAATCTGCAGATCAAAAAAATCAAAACTTCTCTTCCATCATTTTTTCCAGCGCGAACATTTCATCACGCAGTTTGGCAGCTAACAGGAAGTCCATATTCTTGGCGGCGGCGAGCATCTCTTTTTTAGTGTTTTCAATAGATTTTTTGAGATCGGCCTTGGTCATGTATTGTACAATAGGATCGGCGGCCAGGGTTACCATCTCATTTTCAACATAGGCCTGCTGTACGCCACCCTTAAAGTCCATAACCGAAGTTTGCTCCAATATCTCCTCGCGGGATTTGCCTACCGTGGTTGGTGTAATGCCGTGCTCGGTATTATAGGCTATCTGTATCTCCCGCCTGCGATTCGTTTCATCCATCGTTATCTGCATGGAGTCGGTTATCTTATCAGCATACATAATTACCCGGCCGCGGTCGTTACGCGCCGCGCGACCAATGGTTTGTATCAATGAGCGTTCCGACCGTAAAAAGCCTTCTTTATCAGCATCCAATATGGCTACTAATGATACTTCGGGCAAGTCGAGCCCTTCACGTAAAAGGTTAATACCTATCAATACATCAAATTCGCCAAGGCGCAGGCCTCTTAAAATTTCCACCCTGTCCAATGTTTTTACTTCGGAGTGGATGTAGCGGCACTTGATGCCCAGCCTGTCCATATATTTAGCCAATTCTTCGGACATACGTTTGGTTAATGTGGTTACCAGTACGCGGTCGCCCATTTTTACAGTTTTGTCAACCTCATCCAGCAGGTCATCCACCTGGTTTATCACCGGGCGTATTTCTATCACCGGATCAAGCAAGCCTGTTGGGCGGATCACCTGTTGTACGATGATACCTTCCGACTTTTCCAGCTCAAAATTACCGGGGGTAGCGCTCACATAAATGGTTTGGGGTGCCAGGTTTTCAAACTCCTGGAAATTGAGCGGGCGGTTATCCAGAGCCGCAGGCAAACGGAAACCATAATCAACTAAGGAGATTTTGCGCGACCTGTCGCCGCCATACATCGCCCTGATCTGTGGCACGGTGACGTGACTCTCATCAATCACCATCAGATAATCCTCAGGAAAATAATCCAGCAAACAGAATGGCCTTGCCCCGGGCGCTCTGCCATCAAAGAATCTCGAATAGTTCTCAATACCCGAACAATAACCCAATTCGCGGATCATTTCTAAATCGTAATTAACCCTTTCTTCCAGTCGCTTGGCTTCCAAAAAGCGACCGTCATCAATAAATTGCTTTTTGCGGGTTTCCAGTTCTTCCTGTATCGCCCATATGGATTGGGTGAAACGCTCGCGCGGCGCAACATATAAATTGGCGGGATAGACCACCATATGCGTCATTTTCTCCAATGTTTTACCGGTGCTGATATCAAAGGTACTGAGCTCCTCAATATCATCACCGAAAAACGAGATCCGATAAGCATGGTCCATATACGCCGGGAAGATATCAACTACATCGCCTTTAACACGGAATGTGCCACGTTTAAAATCGGCGGTAGTACGGGCGTAGAGTATCTCTACCAACCGGTGTAAAAAAGCATTCCTACTAATACGCGTACCCACTGCGAACTTAAATACCGAGTTGGCAAAATCCTCCGGGTTACCCATACCATAAATACAGGAAATGGACGATACCACAATAACATCGCGCCTGCCCGACATTAATGCCGAGGTGGTACGCAACCGCAATTTCTCTATCTCATCGTTTATCTGCAGGTCCTTTTCAATATAAGTATTTGATGATGCGATGAAGGCCTCCGGCTGATAATAATCATAATAGGAAACAAAGTAGTTCACCGCGTTCTCCGGGAAGAATTGCTTGAATTCCCCGTACAATTGGGCGGCCAAGGTTTTGTTATGACTTAATATTAAGGTAGGCCGCTGCGTTTGTTGAATAACATTGGCAATGGTAAATGTTTTACCCGAGCCGGTTACACCGAGCAGCGTTTGATAAATATCGTTATTGTTAACACCTTCAACCAGTTGGCGTATAGCCTCGGGCTGGTCGCCGGTGGGTTTGTATTGAGAGGTTAAACTAAAATCCATTGGTATTACAAAAATACGTAATTAGTTAATAACGAATTTGGTTTTCAAATGTTCCATTCGTTTTAATGCAAAGTAATTACCGGGGTGTGACAACGTTATGTCAGTAGGGTGATTTTAAATATTCGGGTAAATGTTTATTAAATGATAAATCCAATTTTAATTCTTCAATAAATAACTACTATTATATTTACAGATTCAACAACCTAAACAAATTAAGAATGAAAGTATTTATTAGTTGGTCAGGAAAAAAAAGTCACAATGTTGCACTTATATTTCGAGATTGGCTTCCATCAGTTATTCAGTCCATTCAGCCATACGTATCATCAGAAGATATTGACAAAGGAGCAAGATGGAGTGCTGATATCGCAAAGGAGTTAGATTCATCAATGTTTGGAATATTATGTGTTACCAAAGAAAACTTTGAAGCCCCATGGTTATTGTTTGAAGCAGGTGCATTATCAAAAACTATAAACAAATCTTTCGTAAGTCCATTTCTTTTCGATATAAAAAGTTCAGAAATAGACGGTCCGATTCTACAGTTTCAATCCACGATATTTGAAAAGGAGGATCTAAGAAAACTATTAAATACTTTAAATAAAGCCTGTGGTGATACTGCTATTGCACCTGTGATGCTTGAAAAAGCTTTTGATAAATGGTATCCGAATTTAGAAGAGGACTTAAATAAGATTAAGAGCGAAGAAGATGATTCAGAGGATGGAACCAAAAAAGTAGAAAAGCGTATTCATACATCTGAAATGTTAGAGGAGATTTTGGATTTGTCGAGAGATAATCAAAAACTGTTAAGGAGCCCCGATTCTAAGCAAATTAATTTTGATGAATTGAAAAATATTATTCAAGAGCAATTGTTTAGAGTTGAAAGGAATTATGAAATGGATGCTAGAAGAATGAGTAGAAAGTTTAATCCTATGTTTCTTGACGAAATAATGCATAGCTCAATAAGAGGTGAAAAAAATCCTTATGGATTTCTAATAGCTTTGAGTTTTTTTAAGGCTGACTTTCCTTGGATATATGATGTAGGTAAAGAAACTTTCAATGTTATTAAATCAAAAGCAAGTAAAGATATAAAAGTCGAAGCGGTTAGTTATTTTAAAGAAATGTTAGAGTTTACATTACATCATCCAATTATGCGAGATATTTATGGAAACAAAAAAGATTTTATTTTTTTTAAAGAAATGCCATTTTTCCTTTCCAATTATCTCGATGAATTAATATAAGCAAATCCGAAATCGAACATCCGAAATCCGAAATGAAAAAATACCGCCACATTTTCTTCGATCTTGACCACACCATTTGGGATTTTGATAAAAATGCCGAAGAAACGCTGCATGAGCTTTATGAAATATACAAGCTAAAAGAGGTTGGTCTCAGCTCCGCCGATCTTTTCATCGAAACTTATACCCGCAACAACCATAGCCTGTGGGCACAATACCATGTGGGCAAGATCACGAAAGATTATTTGCGCGAAGCGCGTTTTAAAACCACGTTCCTGGAACTGGGTATGCACCCGGATGCGATACCAGTTGGTTTCGAGGATGCTTATGTAGCTTTATGCCCAACCAAAACAAATCTTTTCGACGGGGCACATGAGGTGCTTACGTATTTAAAATCGAGGTATGTGCTGCATTTAATTTCAAATGGGTTTAAAGAATCAACCGAAATAAAAATAGCGGGTACCAATATTGGCGGTTATTTCGATCAGATCATTATTTCTGAAGTGATAGGCATTAACAAACCAGATAAGGCCATTTTTGAGCATGCGCTGAGTTCAGCCGGAGCCATAAAGGAAGAAAGTATCATGATAGGCGACAGCCTGGAAGCCGATGTGCGCGGGGCCTTAAATTTTGGCATGGATGCCATTTATTTTAACCCGATGGGGCTTTCCAAACCGGATGATGTGCCGGAGCAGATCAATAAACTGGCTGAGTTGGTTTGGATATTATAGTTTAAAAACCCCTACCTTTATCGCTGTGAGTATTATAAAAGAGCAAAAAGCCATCAGCGCTGTATTGGATGATTACCGTAAACAATTGGATCTTATCCCCGACGATGCATTTGATGTAACCCCTCCCGCTGGCGGCTGGTCATGTGCCGAGGTTTACTCACACATTATGCAGGCCAGCGTGGCATCAACCATTCCTATGGAACGGTGTACACATGGCACCGCCAAGCCAACCAATAAAAAACTAAACTTCTGGGGTTGGTATGTAATGCTTACCAGTCGTTTTCCGCCTTTTAAGATAAAGGTACCGCCAAAGGTTGAAGCTAAATGGCCGGCCACAAAAATAAGTAAGGAAGAAGCCCGCAACCTCATCATCAAATTACGCAAGCGGGTTGATGAAATGGCAATACTTATCAACACTATTCCCTCGGTCCGTCGCTCACAGCACCCGCGTTTAGGCATGCTTAATGCCGAACAATGGTTTAAATTTATACGAATACACTTACAGCATCATTTAAGACAGGTCGGCAGGATCAAAAGGCAACTGAAAATCGCCTGATTTCTGATTGTATATGCCAGTCTAACAAATGTTTATAACTTTCGTTAAACTATTATCTTTTAATGCAGTCTTAACATATAGATAATCTGTTATATTGATATTTGCCTTTAAAAATTTTTGATAATGAATTTTGAGTATTCTTATCTGGTTGTTGTAGTGTTGCTGTCGTTACTGGCGGTATTCTACATGAGCCCTTACGAACTAAGTGTTAATGAAGAAGACGACAACGAATAGATGTCGGAATCGTAACCCTCTCTCAAATTACCGGTTTAATTACCGGTCCGGACAAATAACCCCCAAACTTTCATGGCAAAACGCGAAGTAGATATAGTAGTTATATCCGATGTGCATTTAGGTACCTACGGATGTCATTCAAAGGAATTGCTTAAATACCTGAAGAGTATTAAGCCCAAAACTTTGATTCTGAACGGCGATATCATTGATATATGGCAGTTCAGCAAATCATACTGGCCCGAAGCGCACATGAAGGTGGTGCGCCGTATCCTGAAGTTTGTTACCGAAGGCATCCCTGTGTATTACCTTACCGGTAACCACGACGAAATGCTGCGCAAGTTTGCCGATTTTAATATGGGCTCGTTCCAGCTATCCAACAAAATAGTTTTAAATATTGATGGCAAGAAAGCCTGGATCTTTCACGGCGATGTGTTTGATGTTACCATGCAGCACTCCAAATGGCTTGCCAAACTGGGCGCGGTAGGTTACGATACCCTTATACTGCTGAATAGCCTTACCAACTGGTTCCTGACCGCTATAGGCCGCCAAAAGATGAGCTTTTCCCAAAAAGT
Protein-coding regions in this window:
- a CDS encoding glycosyltransferase family 2 protein, with amino-acid sequence MTTAQPILSVITIVYNNVNDIERTMLSVLNQTYGHIEYIIIDGQSTDGTLEIVKRYESRIAKLMSEKDEGIYDAMNKGIAAATGNYIIFMNSGDEFYDTTTVAAVFASATGADIYYGETEMIDSSGQSLGQRRHKAPKQFTWRSFNLGMSVSHQAIYIKRSLVEPYDRQYALSADIDWIIRAAKKAKMIVNVNRYVAKYLVGGMSKKKHRQSLAERFDIMKRHYGLVPTIFNHFVIAFNLGWYWLRNRRTND
- a CDS encoding YfhO family protein — protein: MNNWFKRNSTHLIIVALLIVIPFAYFFTPLMQGKALAQGDVQRAQSMQKEIMDTKAKTGHEPLWTNSMFGGMPSYQIHVLYPNNVTSYVVESLKTIFPNPVDTVLLTLLGAYLLLCVLRLNPWLAAAGALAFALSSYNFILIDAGHANQAFAIAFFAPIIAGIILTFRGKYLLGASLTALFLAMEIRANHIQMTYYLLISILILVIVQLYHAIKTKQLNPFGKSIIYLVAATLLAVAVNASMLWTTAEYGKETNRGPSNLTQHTSEPSNGLDKDYAYAWSQGVGECFTFLIPNAYGGASEWPTGFDVPSSNVTKALVAKGVAQDQASNIAQQLLQGGLSPYWGNKQFTGGPFYFGAVVCFLFILGLFIVKHRIKWWLLATVILTMLLSFGRNMPFVSDLFFNYFPMYNKFRAVESILAVAMLCFPVLGFMAVQEVIDNKDKAYIFKYVKIAFYITGGITLLLVVAPTIFFSFRNDQHQTLISGLTQAFKGDGDLATSVANGLVSDRIALERADAIRSLIFIVIAFGLLWAFIKQKINITVASIAFLLLTLIDMWGVDRRYLNDNNFVDKEDLAQPFKMRDVDQFILRDTDPDFRVFDLSQGDPFTNASTSYFYKSIGGYHAAKLKRYDELISNQFSKTTNRDVLDMLNTKYIIVADPKTGTVSMQANETACGHAWFVKSVKYAINADQEMQAISSFDPKNEAIVDQQYKSLIEGKNLANDPNSTITLTSYEPEHLTYQTGSATSQIAVFSEIYYKEGWKMYIDGVEQPYFRADYLLRAAVIPVGNHKVEFKFHPASYYVGEQISLAGSILLVLALGGVVYTENKKKPEVKKDTKKKA
- a CDS encoding YfhO family protein encodes the protein MNNWLKRYGVHFAVAGIFLVICFFYFTPAFQGKTLGQSDVLGAQSTQKEINDYKAKDTTILWTNQIFGGMPVYQIWAPYSSNITTHVVNTLKTIFPNPIDTVLLLLFGTYFLFCVLKLNPWLAAAGAFAFTFSSYNIILLVAGHSNQAYAIAFFAPIIASVILTLRGRYILGGALTALFMAMEFKANHIQMTYYLLMALVILIGIELYHAIKEKNTKPFLKSLAWLAGAMVLALMVNASLLWSTQEYSKYSYRGQSNLTQHTNEPSNGLSKHYAYEYSQGVGECFTFLVPNAYGGSTGSVEGIDQNSAVAKVFITNGMPEDQAVSTAQQITGSFPGLGMYWGNKPLTSGPFYFGAVICFLFLFGLIAVKSRIKWWILGTVVLTMLLSFGSNWPYVSDIFFNYFPLYNKFRTVESILAVASLCFPILAFLAVREIIEAKDKAVYLKKLFLTLYIIGGITLVLIAAPTIFLSFKPDGFQTGIGYLAQALKGDTGTANSIANAIVNDRIALERADAIRTLIFIGITFGLVWAFIKQKVNLTILSVGLFALVLIDMWQIDRRYLKDANFQEKQDADQQIKPRDVDTQIAQDHDPDFRVFDYSQFQNIKMDSYNPFFHKSISGYSAARLKRYDELIDNQLVNTPNLNVLNMLNTKYVIVGDQKTQATTVQKNPDACGNAWFIKSIQYVNNADDEMKAITSFTPKTTAIVDQQYKTQISPIPATADTSATIKLTSYNPDHLIYQSKSSTAQVAVFSEIHYNKGWKMLIDGNEQPYFRADYLLRAANIPAGDHKVEFIFHPASYYTGESISLAGSILLVLALGGATYAETRKKKS
- a CDS encoding DUF4834 family protein — protein: MEFLEFLFIIVLILWVIRMVARIVLPMLFQKIVNKAQQQQQNYQQNYTSNAKPGSVKIDHIPQQQKGKIPDSEGDFIDYEEIK
- the uvrB gene encoding excinuclease ABC subunit UvrB; amino-acid sequence: MDFSLTSQYKPTGDQPEAIRQLVEGVNNNDIYQTLLGVTGSGKTFTIANVIQQTQRPTLILSHNKTLAAQLYGEFKQFFPENAVNYFVSYYDYYQPEAFIASSNTYIEKDLQINDEIEKLRLRTTSALMSGRRDVIVVSSISCIYGMGNPEDFANSVFKFAVGTRISRNAFLHRLVEILYARTTADFKRGTFRVKGDVVDIFPAYMDHAYRISFFGDDIEELSTFDISTGKTLEKMTHMVVYPANLYVAPRERFTQSIWAIQEELETRKKQFIDDGRFLEAKRLEERVNYDLEMIRELGYCSGIENYSRFFDGRAPGARPFCLLDYFPEDYLMVIDESHVTVPQIRAMYGGDRSRKISLVDYGFRLPAALDNRPLNFQEFENLAPQTIYVSATPGNFELEKSEGIIVQQVIRPTGLLDPVIEIRPVINQVDDLLDEVDKTVKMGDRVLVTTLTKRMSEELAKYMDRLGIKCRYIHSEVKTLDRVEILRGLRLGEFDVLIGINLLREGLDLPEVSLVAILDADKEGFLRSERSLIQTIGRAARNDRGRVIMYADKITDSMQITMDETNRRREIQIAYNTEHGITPTTVGKSREEILEQTSVMDFKGGVQQAYVENEMVTLAADPIVQYMTKADLKKSIENTKKEMLAAAKNMDFLLAAKLRDEMFALEKMMEEKF